A portion of the Desulfofalx alkaliphila DSM 12257 genome contains these proteins:
- a CDS encoding 4Fe-4S binding protein, translated as MNINTKKFAKTAIPFFLILFPFIFHFLIDETFEKAVQLNIMAVLIMFIFFAIIFKRSFCGFLCMVGALQRAIGYIGFKILKKRFTVPATLDKYLRAAKYIILTGFAVLSIANGKLLLQITVDDVFEQYDIILPGLAWLSIMLMFVTIIGSFFIDRFFCKYICIQGALAGVAGCFSPSGIVRCEDKCINCTLCTKKCPSNLEVYKMKKVISAECINCQKCIIVCPKKGALTNSFAGRKIPLFLLVAMAGTVFILLTFLITLFL; from the coding sequence ATGAATATTAATACTAAGAAATTTGCAAAAACGGCCATTCCTTTTTTTCTAATATTATTCCCGTTTATTTTTCATTTCCTTATTGATGAGACTTTCGAAAAAGCAGTTCAACTTAACATCATGGCAGTTCTAATAATGTTTATTTTTTTTGCCATTATCTTCAAAAGAAGTTTTTGTGGTTTTTTGTGCATGGTGGGGGCGCTGCAAAGGGCTATTGGATATATAGGATTCAAGATTTTAAAAAAAAGGTTCACAGTTCCTGCAACACTTGATAAATATCTTAGAGCAGCGAAATACATCATACTTACAGGTTTTGCAGTATTATCCATTGCAAACGGCAAGTTACTGCTACAAATCACTGTTGACGATGTGTTTGAGCAATATGACATAATATTGCCTGGATTAGCTTGGCTAAGTATAATGTTGATGTTTGTAACAATTATTGGCTCATTCTTTATTGATAGATTCTTCTGCAAATATATCTGCATCCAGGGTGCTCTCGCCGGAGTTGCAGGTTGCTTTAGTCCCAGTGGTATCGTCCGATGCGAAGATAAGTGCATCAATTGCACTTTATGTACAAAGAAATGTCCCTCAAATCTAGAGGTGTATAAAATGAAGAAGGTAATATCGGCTGAGTGTATTAACTGCCAAAAATGCATTATTGTATGTCCCAAGAAAGGGGCATTAACTAATAGTTTTGCAGGTAGAAAAATCCCCTTATTTTTGCTTGTAGCAATGGCAGGAACGGTTTTTATATTGTTAACCTTTTTAATAACGCTATTTTTATAA
- a CDS encoding class I SAM-dependent methyltransferase, protein MDLLELIIEYHKDNERQGPGSKEATLKALSYLPYLNEKSRILDIGCGTGGQTITLAENTDAHITAIDKLPQFLEKLIQKVKENNLANRIVVKEMLMDRLSFAEKSFDVIWSEGTIYNIGFEKGLSLWKKYLIDNGYIAVSEISWLTDIRPEEIEQYWVNAYSEIDTIENKLSVIEKCGYTNVAHFVLDDKCWIDNYYQPLFENEKAFLKKYDYADEVKEFIEESKIEADLYNRFKDYYSYVFYIAKKKL, encoded by the coding sequence GTGGATTTATTAGAATTAATCATAGAGTATCACAAGGATAACGAACGTCAGGGACCGGGGAGCAAAGAAGCAACATTAAAAGCGCTAAGCTACCTTCCTTATTTAAATGAAAAATCTAGAATACTTGATATCGGCTGCGGAACCGGCGGACAGACAATAACCCTCGCAGAAAATACTGATGCACATATCACTGCCATAGATAAGCTGCCGCAGTTTTTAGAAAAGTTGATACAAAAAGTCAAGGAGAATAACCTGGCTAATCGTATAGTAGTTAAAGAAATGTTAATGGATAGATTAAGCTTTGCTGAAAAGTCTTTTGATGTGATATGGTCGGAGGGAACTATCTACAACATCGGTTTTGAAAAAGGTCTGTCCTTGTGGAAAAAATATTTAATAGATAACGGTTATATTGCTGTTTCTGAAATCTCTTGGCTGACCGATATAAGGCCGGAGGAAATCGAACAGTATTGGGTTAATGCCTATTCGGAGATTGATACCATCGAGAATAAGCTATCAGTCATTGAGAAATGCGGGTATACTAACGTCGCCCATTTTGTCTTGGATGATAAATGCTGGATAGATAATTATTATCAGCCGCTATTTGAAAATGAGAAAGCTTTCCTTAAAAAATATGATTATGCTGATGAGGTTAAAGAATTTATTGAAGAAAGTAAAATTGAAGCAGACTTGTATAATCGTTTTAAGG
- a CDS encoding IS3 family transposase: AFRALLEEHQIRQSMSRKGNPYDNAPAENFFSCLKCECTNFLHFRTRRDAKQTIFEYIEIYYNRQRRHAALGWISPLKYKHQLAAMAA; encoded by the coding sequence AGCTTTTCGAGCTCTACTTGAAGAGCACCAAATCCGTCAAAGCATGAGTCGCAAGGGCAATCCCTATGATAATGCACCAGCAGAGAACTTCTTCAGCTGCTTAAAGTGTGAATGTACTAACTTCCTGCATTTTAGAACCAGAAGAGACGCTAAACAAACGATTTTCGAGTACATTGAGATCTACTACAATAGGCAAAGACGACATGCCGCATTAGGGTGGATTAGCCCGCTGAAATACAAGCATCAACTGGCCGCTATGGCGGCTTAA